From the genome of Leptodactylus fuscus isolate aLepFus1 chromosome 1, aLepFus1.hap2, whole genome shotgun sequence, one region includes:
- the LOC142189277 gene encoding uncharacterized protein LOC142189277 — protein sequence MLLTIFLSQLLTPDKDVKNSNTTDPYVSGDEECEEDIPTGNRPDDCTRSSEGHLISIDYKAEDHGITQDPYEEHIITPDIPSALHSKDLSSDPIIHIRSSDSSQTESPTRDLEHCNTRTGEKQLLCSEWRKCFNQKSDVTRHKRSHTREKPYSCSECGKCFSQKSSFINHKNNHAEEKSFSCSECGKHFSTKPVLIKHQKTHTGEKPFSCSECGKYFSTKPALIKHQRTHTGEKPFSCTECGKYFSQNSTLAKHLRIHTGEKPYSCSECGKCFRARSTLVEHKRSHTGVKPYSCTECGKSFSWKSNLIEHQKAHTGKKPYLCLECGKSFVHRSDLIRHQRIHTGEKPYSCSECGKTYTRKSSLIDHSSTHAGKKPFSRPEYK from the exons atgttaCTTACAATATTTCTTTCACAGCTTCTGACTCCAGATAAAGACGTAAAGAATAGTAATACTAcagatccctatgtgagtggtgatgaggagtgtgaggaggacattcctaccgggaaccgcccag atgactgtaccaggagctcagaggggcATCTGATATCtatagattataaagcagaggatcatggtatcacacaagatccatatgaagaacatatcattaccccagatataccctcagcccttcacagcaaagatctATCATCTGATCCTATTATACACATCCGATCTTCTGATTCATCACAGACTGAAAGTCCAACAAGGGACCTTGAACATTGTAATACTCGCACAGGGGAAAAGCAATTATTATGTTCAGAATGGAGGAAATGTTTTAACCAGAAGTCAGATGTTACAAGACATAAGAGAAGCCACAcaagggagaagccatattcatgttcagaatgtgggaaatgtttttctcagAAGTCAAGTTTTATTAATCATAAAAACAATCACGCAGAAGAGAagtcattttcatgttcagaatgtggaaaacatTTTAGCACCAAACCAGTTCTTATTAAACATCagaaaactcacacaggggagaagccattttcatgttcagaatgtggaaaatatttTAGCACCAAACCAGCTCTTattaaacatcagagaactcacacaggggagaagccattttcatgtacagaatgtgggaaatatttttctCAGAATTCAACTCTTGCTAAACACCTGAGaatacacacaggagagaagccatactcatgttcagaatgtgggaaatgttttcgtGCTAGATCAACTCTTGTTGAGCATAAGAGAAGCCACACAGGggtgaagccatattcatgtacagaatgtgggaaaagttttagtTGGAAATCAAATCTTATTGAACATCAAAAAGCTCACACGGGAAAGAAGCCATATTtgtgtttagaatgtgggaaaagttttgtCCACAGATCAGATcttattagacatcagagaattcacacaggagagaagccatattcatgttcagaatgtgggaaaactTATACTCGGAAATCAAGTCTTATTGACCATAGTAGCACTCATGCAGGAAAGAAGCCATTTTCGAGGCCAGAATATAAGTAA